atagtctacatatttaaatctaaGAGTTACCCCATGTAAACAATGTTCAATGAATGACTAGTATGTGATCATACCACATCACGCTTGGTAATTGGTTCTTTGTTGTgtggcatgactttctgcagcagttttaactcGTGTGGAGGCTGTTCCGATGTGTGCTAAGCCATGCTccagctgtgtgcatttgtttacttgcAGTGACTGGTGAATACACACATTTACTAGActaattcagtataaatttaaaattactgttatacatctagaaatatttttttgtaaaattaaacttctcaaacaattacttaattttaattccaTAAACAGTTCTATGTGAGTAAAAATAGGTAAACTATTTGTCAACTTTTTAACATACGCAtctggaaaacctactttatgaTATAACGAACTTTCAGCTTTAACGGACACCACCTCACTCAAATTAGTCTGttatatcaaggttttactgtATAAGCAAAAAATTTAGGTCCAAATGTTCACCTTCAATTGACTTGGAGAAACTGAGTTTCAGAAAAGATATGCAACCGTGAACAATTGGCTTAATATTGTCCAAGTATTTTATTCATCCTTCACTGTTATATTTACCCTACCATCTCATAAATATACCATCCAACATCaacagtaaaaaaacacacaatagaaATAGGATGATTTAAatcagatttaaaatataaatgttttcttttggctAAAATCATGTTATCTTAAATCCTACAtgaaaaaattatatagcttAAAAGCAGAAAAGAATATATTGGAAAAAAGTTGCTAATTAGAGTACCacttagaaaatgtaaaaaacaataacattcaTCTGAAGTATATGAAGTAATAGTTACTCcttaaaagcataataaaatgtcccagaaatatgttttagaaatacCAAACTTTTCAATTATACTTCCTGATTCATGGTTTATAACCATAGGCATGTGAACACAGGTTGAACATAAAAATAACCTAATAAAACAAAGTTTGAATAATCAATGTCCTTATAGTTTGATTGGTATGTAAGCAAAAACTAGTAGAAGACGCTAAAAACAGAAAGGGTAATTGAGAAAGAAACCTTCTTGTGTTTACATTTCACAAATCCAAAAGTAGTTCTTTACTACCCAGGAGGCTGAGATCTGAAATAGCtatatattactagtggcccagtgcatgaaattcgtggacagggtgtgtgtgtgtccctcagcccagcctgcaccctctccaatctgggacatccctcttgcaattggggacctgctggctcctaaccgctaacctgcctgcctgcctccaactgcctcccacgccagccttctcgcccccaactgccccgccctgtcggcctgctcaccccctatgaccctccccccaccccgccaccagcctgatcacccccaactgtcctcccctcctggccagattgtccctaaccgcttctgccttggccctgccaccatggctttgtctggaggatgtctggaaggtctctcagtctaattagcatattacccttttattagtatagataggagatatattattttcttgagtaaaatgtattttagataCATTTCCCATAGTAAATGTATATGGAAGCATTAACTCAAGCATGCAAAAATTTAACTAGGTGAAATAGAAGGTAAACTCTTTGAGTTAAGGGAAAACAGGttagaagtgagaaagaaagacaaaacaaaacaacaaactcaAATTCTTATTTCTAGAATTATACTTTTTACTTGTTGACTGAAGTTCTTGTTCTTTACTCTCCCAATTCCAGCAAATGTTTCTACATATACACTGAATTTAATCCCAAATGTtgggccttattttttttttaaatatattttattgattttttacagagagaagggagagggatagagagttagaaacatcaatgagagagaaacatgaatcagctgcctcctgcacaccccccactggggatgtgcccacaaccaaggcacatgcccttaaccagaatcgaacctgggacccttcagtccgcaggctgacactctatccactgagccaaaccggttagggcatattgAGCCTTATTAACAACACCCAGAATGGTACTTGAGAAGAGCCATCATGGTCGATACTCATTACTAAAAACATTCTAAATCtcaaagacaaaaacaattaGTGAACTAGAAAACATTGGACAAAGCACTCAAGTTAAGACCACTATTATAAATCAGGACTTCACACTTGCAGAACAACCTTTATTACTCACCAATAACTCCAAGACTGGTTAGCCGAAGATATTCGAAGGGACGTGTTTTGCTGACAGTGTGCAAAAAGGGGTACAAAAAAAGTGGAATGTGTGCTGCAAGAAATGCTGAcctgagagaaataaaagaaccaTTCAGAGCCCAGAATTAATTTCTAAGGATTATAAACATTCAAATTTCCAGATGGCTAATTCTATAAGGTCTTTAACATTGACTGACCAAGGAATCTTTAGGAAAGACTGTTATTGGTCTTtcgtctagaccagtggttctcaatgggGGACATGTGGCAACGTCTgaagatatttttggttgtcacaactgaggTGGTGCTGTTGGCATCCAGTAGacagaggccagggaggctgctgaacatcctacaatacacaggacagccctctcccctccccatttcctctcctcccaccacagACACTTATCCAGCTCAAAACATCAATGTTGTCAAGATTTAAAAACCCTAGTCTAGGCCAATGGTTAAGAGAATACATGATTTTTCCTCTTAACAGCACCAAGTACTTTAAGAATATCTAActgcagattttaaaaaactagacCATAAAATGCAATCAAGTGCCCAAGGGATTCTCCTAGATGCCTTCTCTCACTTAAGTTATGGCTGAATAACGATATTCACCAGTATAGTCAGACAAAACCTTATAAACCAAGACAACAAAGCAGCCATTTCAGGTTTATTTGCTATGCTTAAATGCATACTCTTCTCTTTTAATTAGAGAAATTCCAGATACACTAAatattctaaaaacattttaatttgcaaCTTATGTCAGGTAACTAATATGGAATCAATctattactttatattatttatagttAAACCTTGTAGAAcaccaaaacttttaaaaattttatataatttatttttattgatttcagagagggagagggagatagaaacatcaatgatgagagagaatcatcaactggctgcctccggcatgccccctacaggggattgagcctgcaacccgggcatgtaccctgaccgggaatcgaaccagtgacttaTTGATACATGGGTCGACCCTCAAAGAGccgagccacaccagtcaggctagaGTTTTAGATTTAAAAGATGAAGAATTATGGAGATGGGTGGTAGTGATGATTGAACATTAtaagtatatttaataataatgaactatacacttaaaagtggttaaaatggtaaattttatgttatgtatattttaccacactaaaaagaggttaaaaaaagttaattataagAGAACATGTTAAACAATACTATAACTGTCATCATACTAAAATTTAGTGAATAAGAGACCAGAAATTCTTCAGGgtaaaatcaaaaagaaaatgtggatCGTGAATATCCATGCCCACATACATGCACCCTACTGCATGCACCTCCTTGTCATCATTCAGAAAAAGTTAAAGATCACATTCAGTACAAACCTTTCCAAACAGATTCATTGAAAGCATTTACCTGGTTTCTGGGTGTGATGCCACACATTGCAGTAATGCCAGAGCATTGCAAACTCTGTTAGATTGGTGTGCTGTTAAGGTGGGTGGGTTGATAGATGGATAAATATTTACGATTTCCTAAAAAATGGAAACCACCAGATGAACAACATGTAATTTGTTATAAAATTAATTCCCATGATATTAAAGCAAAGAACTTAAATATGCTCCTATTCTTTCATCAGAAATATACTTGACTGAGACTATCTGTGATATTTCTACATGTCCCTAGGAAGATAGCTATGGAGTCAACTGTGGTCACTGACTCTTTATATCCTTCATCTGTGGAAGCTTTCACTTGTGAGGAATTCTTACATTTATAATCCCTTTTTTTGTCAACTCCCTGCTTTAAGTTACAGTGATGAGGTAGCTGGCCAGAAAATGTTAGTAAATCAACCACAGTGACTCATAAAGGACCTTGAGTTTAGTCAGGTAGCAACTACAAAAAGAGGAAGATAAGAACATGGGTATATGCAGTGAATATATGTACTCTCTCAAAAGGTGATGATTTGTTGaatataatttcattcattttaattgtaaaacttttacataaaaaaatattccaataaGAAAGATTAGATTCTTGGCTACATGCAATAGGGATAGAATGTGAACTGACTTAACAGATctgaaaaattaatgtaaatattaGGTATTTCATACAATACTTTAAAGGAAAATCATTCCTAGACTATAGCATATCAATTTGTTCCCTACCAATGACCATTTTGGTCAGAAAcaaatttcaattatttaatatttaatgtacAAGTGTACCCACCTTTAATCTTACAACTGtcgtatctttttcttttttaaatatattttattgatttttttacagagaggaagggagagggatagagttagaaacatcaatgagagagaaacattgatcagctgcctcctatacactctccactgggtatgtgcccgcaaccaaggtacatgcccttgactggaatcgaacctgggacccttgagtctgcaggccgacgctctatccactgagccaaaccagttagggcagaactgtcatatctttaacattttctttccccAGCATATACCTTGCAGTCTTTACACCTGACTTTCCACCTTTTCGCCACTGTTATGTAGAACTGTCCTGTAGTACTCCTAAAgctgtgtttctcaaagtgtagtTGTTAGAccacctgcatcagaatcacctgagagCAGGGGAGGTGcatattaaaaatacagattttaatcTCAGACTAAATAAACCAAATATATTGGGTAGGATccaaaaatctgcattttaacaagcaccTTAGACTTTTTTACAAGATTCTTGCAAATGCCAACATTTAGAGACTTATCCTACTAAAGTTTtcaaaatcatttgggcaaagtGAGAGAGTTACAAGTGTAATAAACAGGACTGAACTACAGCTCATGGATATATACCCACCTGTAAAAGTGCTGCAATAGTACCAAACGAATGCCACAGCATGGGTGCAAGGTCAGGAACAGATTCTCGCTTCTTACTTAACTCCAGCAAAGCATTTTCCCTTGTCTCAGGACTGGACAGCTCATTGATCCACTGATAGATTTTTTCTCTATCCACTTGAGCCAGTGCAGTAGGCACAGGCTTCAAGTGAAAACAAGAAAGTAAACAAGTGAGTTTCATTAGAATCAAACCAAATCTTACTCTACAGTAGTGGTTTAGAGTGAATATACTTTTCATAAATACCCAGGGAGCTTTTCTAAATATCCACACTTGATATAAACGAAGTGAATTTGTAAAATCTAAATTGCACACACACTTTAATGATTCCGTGTTTAGGGATTTATCCCATAGTTGGGCTGTACTGAAGACATACCAAGATATTTACTGTCGCACtgttttaaaagcagaaaacttAAAATAACAAGTATCTATCCTTAAGGAACTGGTTAAAAATGTATGGGTATATCTTTATATAGAATACTATGTAGTCTTTAAAAAAGAGACACTGTACCTCTGTATCTGCTGATACTGAATAAAAAGccagaaacaacaaaaaagagtgtaGAACGGcatagtatatgcttccattaACATACACATACATTCTTACATATTTACATGTAACATTTCTAAAAGGACACATAAGAAATCGTTAACAGTAGTTACCTCTAAGTTTGTAATCTATATGGGGAGACTTACTTTTCATTGTATACAATAAAACCTTTTGCATAAGCTTTTTTGTATCATGtacttataatattttttttgtttttattgtgtgtttttttaagagagaggaaggaagagggatagagataaaaacattgatgagagataaacaccattgatcagctgcctcctgcatgccccttactgggaattgagcccacaacctgggtatgtgccctgacctgttggttcctgggtcgacactcaaccaccgagcaacactggctgggttgtaatagtttttgaaagaaaaaagttacacccATGCCACCCATTGCTGTTCTTCTCCAATAATTCCAGCATCCCTTCTGTGAAGAAGAAAACTGATGTAATTTGGAAGAGCTCTTCCTTCTAATGATTCTCCCCTTTGAGAATCATTTGTTAGATACTCAAGTAGGAATTATATAAAAACTTAATAGAACATGCTTTCATTATTGTGCTAAAGAATCACAATATTCCCCCCAAATTGAGGATATCCATAATTCTTCACACTTGTCAAATAGCCTTATGACCTAGTTAAGTCCCTTAATTGTTCTTATCTGGAAAATAAGATGGCAGACTAGAAAAATGATTACTGTTGCTGTTTCGAAAGTCCTAGCAAATTTATGTTCATCTCTGTCCCTATGTCCAATATTTTCTCATATAATTCCTCCCAAACCATGACAAAGAAAAAGTTGGGTAGCTAGAAAGAAAGGCTCTACACTTACAGATGAGAACATTATACTCAAAGGAATAAACCTGCTTAATTCACACAAGTATGAAGGTGCACATTCCAATGCTTTCTTGAACAGTATTACATGGCTTCTCATAGTACCTTAATGTGATAGAATGTTGACCCACCCATCGTACAGATGGAAAGATGAGGAACAAAAAGGACAACTGTTTTTGTTGAAGAACAGACTGAAGTCTCAGATGAACTTTGAGGCTTATTCACATTTACTCTACCCAGCTGAACAATCGCATTCTATAAATGGAAGCTTGATTATAAGCTTTTAGCTTAATGTTTATCATTTCACTTGCTTGACAATGTACCACAAGGTATTCTGCTAAATGAACTGAAACTCCATGCAGCTTAAGTCTTCTTTAAatgcctagagcagtgattttcaacctttttcatctcatggcacacataaataattactaaaattctgtggcacaccaaaataagatatatactagaggcccggtgcacaaaatttgtgcacggggatgggggggtggccctcagcctggcctgcaccctctccaatctgggaccccttgaaggatgtcctactgccggtttacagagattgggcctaaaccggcaatcggacatccctctgacaatctaggactgctggctcctaactgctcacctgcctgcctgtcagcctgatcacccctaaccactctgcctgccggcctgctcacccccaaatgccccccgctgccagcctgatcacccccaactgccccccctgctggcctgctcactcccccactgtcctgatcacctccaactgactcccactgacggcctgctcgcccccaactggcccccctgctggtctgcttacccccaccagccccaccccccaccagcctgatcacccacaactgctgtcccatcctggcctgatcacccacaactaccctcacctcttggcctctaaccgcctctacctcggccccgcaaccattgctttgtccagaagaacatctggaaggtctcctgaaaggtcttccagtctaattagcatattacccttttattagtatagatttgttgatctgacaaaaaaattttaaaaaggtgtaattttgattcactcacaccagacaactattgttgtattggctgttgtcattttttttttaatttaaccatctaagggaaaataggttagtgcccctgactaaatagtcaggtattgcatgttttaaaatttcttgtggcacaccagttgaaaattgttgTCTTAGAGTAATCTGTTAAAAGTTGTTTTTGACTCCCAGCAGTGATACTTCTCAAGGAAACACAGGCTCCTATAGTAACAATATAATGTAGAAACAATAGGGTAGCTTCTCCCCTCTCTACAGCAAAAACAGAATTGTCCAAGCACTtgtgcttaaagtattacatcaCCTTAAAAGCTCAGTGGAAACAAGGGCTAAAATTTTAGCTTTGGGTTTCCTGCCCAGTCTCTTGAATGACCCACAATCCAGTAACTTAGGGGCTTCAAAGATGCTACTCTAGCAATATAGTATCTACCCTGATTAGTCATTGCTCATTCTGGTCAACTCTCCCCAAAATCCTGTCACCCAGACACTACTGTCAATAAACTCCATTACCCCAACCAAAGCCAGCCTGTGACTTGTACTCAGCACCCCTATACCCCATTCCACCCTAGGGCGCCCTAGGTGAACAACATCCATTAGCATATCATTGCTTCTCAacaccacccccatccccacacattaatttactagaggaccagtacatgaaattcatgcacggggggtgatggtgggggggggggagggggcaggggtgtccctcagcccagcctgcaccctctccaatctgggacccctcgagagatgtccgactgcccgtttaggctcaatcccggtaggatctggcctaaacgggcagtcaaacatccctctcacaatccaggactgctggctcccaactgctcacctgcatgccttcctgattgcccctaaccgcttctgtctgccagcctgatcaccccctaaccactcccctgccagcctgattgatgcctaattgctcccctgccagcctgattgcccctaactgccctcccctgctggcctggtaacccctaactgccctcccctgaaggcctggtcccccctaactgccctcccctgcaggcctagtcccccacaactgccctcccctgcaggcctggtcccccccaactgctctcccctgcaggcctgggttccccccaacttcccttccctgcaggcccagtcatctccaacttccctcttctgccggcctggtcaccccccaactgctctcccctgctggcctgattgtcctcccctgaaggcctggtgcctcccaaatgccctcccatgctggcatcttatggcagccatcttgtgtgttagagtgatggtcaatttgcatattactcttttattagataggctatttccAGAGCAGACCTGACTCCAATTAGATGAATGGTATTGGCACCCTGGGAGGCCAATGCCTTGTATCTATCTGCTTGGGTCCCTAGGGCTATGACCACCTGCTACCAGCAAAACTCCAACTTTTGAGACTATTTGTGGGAGCTGCAGCCTCCCTGAGAATTTGGTACTAAGAGAGCTAGGGATGTCAGCTGGGTGGTACTGTGGCCTTCTCAGGCATTAACTTGGAGCTGTGGATTTTGTAGACCATTCTAGCAATGGGAAGGCAGTGAAAGCAGTTTGATACCAGGAAATATCTGGGGTAGGGGCCCTCCTTTTCATCATCCCTACTGAATTTTGCCCCCAGTTTAATAGGAGGCATTAGTTTAAATCCCACAACTTATTTGTTATGGGATGAATataatcatttcttaaaatataaagggAGCTAACATAAACAGTGCTTATTCTGACAGGCATTGTCctaaataaatatgtatcatCACCACctgcattttatagatgagaaaccgAGAAGCACTTACTTAAAACTTAAGTGGCAAGCCAAGATTTGAATACAGGTGGTCTGGCAAGACTCTTACCTGCTTTGCTAATGCTGCTTCTCACCTGCCTGAAAGATTAGGTCTGATCTAACGATGAGTTTCTAAAAAACTACTTCCTGTGTTTATTTCCTAGACAATAGAGATATGGAATACATAAAAATctcaaactaaaattaaaaagttattacTATTAGTTCAGCAGAATCTGAAAACAATCAACACCATGAACAGTGTCATTGATGTTAAGAAAAATTCTCTACTTGTTGAGATTATAAGGAACTTAATAACCATCATTTTAACGCCAGTCAGTGAAATCATTTGAcacagaccagtggtcggcaaactcattggttaacagagccaaaaatcaacagtacaacgattgaaatttcttttgagagccaaattttttcaacttaaacttcttctaatgccacttcttcaaaatagactgcccaggctgtggtattttgtggaagagccatacttaaggggccaaagagctgcatgtggctcgcgagccgcagtttgccgatcacggacATAGACCATCGaccctcagactaaagggtcctggggtcatcgtacttcagttgcagactcaatccctggcccaggtccaggggtgtgtggaggcaaccactgatgtttctctctgtctctccctcctctcttccactctctctaaaaatcaatggaaaaatatcctcgggtgaggattaacaaaataaaaaaaatagtagcattctaacaggtatgatgtgatacctcattgtggttttaatttgcatttccctaatattaatgattttgaacatcttttcatgtgtctgttgacCCTCTGTATAGCTTCCTCGAACAATGTCTATTCAGTTTATCtacctatttttatttacttatgaggatatttttccattgatcttcagagagagtagaagggagaggaagagacagagagacacatcgatgtaagagacacatagattggttgcctcctgcatgtacccagaccagggctgggaacctgcaaccaaggcaagtgtccttgaccggaactgaacccgggacccttcagtccatgggctgagactctatccactgagccaaaatggctagggacATCTAcccatttttttaatcagttgtttctcttgttgagttgtaggggttctttatatatattttggatattaaccccttatcataaATATCATTTGCAAGTAATATCTTCTCctattcagttggttgcctttttgttctgTTCATGGTTCCTTTGATGTGCAgaggctttttaattttttgttttgcttccctTGCCTTTCTAGTCAAGTTCACAAAAACGGATGTCCAAAAGCttaatgcctatgttttcttctatgtatttcattgtttcaggtcttacattcaaatCTTGAATCCACTTTGGGTTagtttttgtgaatggtgtaaaattgtggtctagtttcattttttgatCTTGATAGTAAAACCCAAAATGTATCTTTCTTTC
This Eptesicus fuscus isolate TK198812 chromosome 11, DD_ASM_mEF_20220401, whole genome shotgun sequence DNA region includes the following protein-coding sequences:
- the CNOT9 gene encoding CCR4-NOT transcription complex subunit 9 isoform X2 encodes the protein MHSLATAPPVPTALAQVDREKIYQWINELSSPETRENALLELSKKRESVPDLAPMLWHSFGTIAALLQEIVNIYPSINPPTLTAHQSNRVCNALALLQCVASHPETRSAFLAAHIPLFLYPFLHTVSKTRPFEYLRLTSLGVIGALVKTDEQEVINFLLTTEIIPLCLRIMESGSELSKTVATFILQKILLDDTGLAYICQTYERFSHVAMILGKMVLQLSKEPSARLLKHVVRCYLRLSDNPR